One Curtobacterium sp. BH-2-1-1 genomic region harbors:
- a CDS encoding glycosyltransferase 87 family protein, with protein MQRTVWRSRWPEVAAFVVAFAAVHAVLWWLTSVSANLPLGDVTITYRRWIETGHASGFWVGIDEDWVYPILAIVPMAAAAVGGVTSIGTGWLVLMVALDAVACAFLWRFRGLGVRVVWWWLAFLLALGPIGLGRIDTVATVLALVGVAFVASRPAVASALFTAGAWTKVWPAALVGVLLLLRRGHRRGVLVGALVLTALIVLVDVLYGGAAHLFSFVGQQSGRALQIEAPLATPFMWAAALGIPGAAVYYDQQILTFEVSGAGTHAAAAVSTPLMAVVVVGGVLLALWAVHRGAHRADAAPLLALLLVAALVAANKVGSPQYIGWFAVPIVWGLVAGRPSARRFLPVAVAAIPMALLTQVIYPGFYDQVLTVQPWVLVVLTLRNALEMGVLVWSVVAIVRLGVRARATAVPVVPAGGRMDA; from the coding sequence GTGCAGAGGACGGTGTGGCGTTCGCGGTGGCCCGAGGTCGCGGCGTTCGTCGTGGCGTTCGCCGCCGTGCACGCGGTCCTCTGGTGGCTGACCTCCGTGTCGGCGAACCTGCCGCTCGGTGACGTCACGATCACGTACCGGCGGTGGATCGAGACCGGGCACGCGTCCGGGTTCTGGGTCGGGATCGACGAGGACTGGGTGTACCCGATCCTCGCGATCGTCCCGATGGCCGCTGCCGCCGTCGGGGGCGTGACGTCGATCGGCACCGGGTGGCTCGTGCTCATGGTCGCGCTCGACGCCGTCGCGTGCGCGTTCCTGTGGCGCTTCCGTGGGCTCGGCGTGCGCGTCGTGTGGTGGTGGCTCGCCTTCCTGCTCGCCCTCGGGCCGATCGGCCTCGGACGCATCGACACCGTCGCGACCGTCCTCGCCCTGGTCGGGGTGGCCTTCGTCGCGTCGCGGCCGGCCGTCGCCTCGGCGCTGTTCACCGCCGGTGCGTGGACGAAGGTCTGGCCCGCGGCGCTCGTGGGCGTGCTCCTGCTGCTCCGCCGTGGACACCGCCGCGGGGTGCTCGTCGGTGCGCTCGTGCTGACGGCGCTCATCGTCCTCGTCGACGTCCTGTACGGGGGAGCGGCCCACCTGTTCTCGTTCGTGGGGCAGCAGAGCGGCCGTGCGCTGCAGATCGAGGCGCCCCTCGCGACCCCCTTCATGTGGGCGGCGGCGCTCGGCATCCCCGGTGCCGCGGTCTACTACGACCAGCAGATCCTGACGTTCGAGGTGTCCGGCGCGGGGACGCACGCGGCGGCCGCGGTGTCGACGCCGCTCATGGCCGTGGTCGTCGTCGGCGGGGTGCTGCTCGCGCTCTGGGCCGTGCACCGCGGCGCGCACCGGGCCGACGCCGCGCCGCTGCTGGCGCTGCTCCTGGTGGCCGCGCTGGTCGCCGCGAACAAGGTCGGGTCGCCGCAGTACATCGGGTGGTTCGCCGTGCCGATCGTGTGGGGGCTCGTCGCCGGTCGTCCGAGCGCCAGGCGCTTCCTGCCCGTCGCCGTCGCCGCGATCCCGATGGCGCTGCTGACGCAGGTGATCTACCCCGGGTTCTACGACCAGGTGCTCACCGTGCAGCCCTGGGTGCTCGTGGTCCTCACGCTCCGGAACGCGCTCGAGATGGGGGTGCTGGTGTGGAGCGTCGTCGCGATCGTCCGGCTCGGCGTGCGGGCCCGTGCCACCGCTGTGCCGGTCGTCCCGGCAGGGGGCAGGATGGACGCATGA